Proteins from a genomic interval of Corynebacterium freiburgense:
- the pheA gene encoding prephenate dehydratase has translation MTKVAFLGPAGTFTEEALWRFVGMGCFEGEVVPLGVGSPGEALDAVRNGDAEFAVVAIENSVDGSVTPTFDALAGNGVQIFQETDIEVMFSILVRPGTKEIRTFATHPVARQQVRGWLAEHLPGVEFVAASSNAAAAQMVAEGRVDAAAAPGRAAELFGLERMADEVADVRGARTRFVVVGRPGVPTRRSGADRTAVVFTLPNKPGSLVGALTEFALRGVDMSRIESRPTRTGLGTYRFHVDLIGHIDDAPIAEALRALYLRCEQLSFLGSWPTLDIVSRTDTDRLAEAAAWVDAAQKGQCLC, from the coding sequence ATGACCAAAGTCGCGTTTCTTGGCCCTGCTGGAACTTTTACGGAAGAAGCTCTTTGGCGTTTTGTCGGCATGGGCTGTTTCGAGGGGGAGGTTGTGCCGTTGGGGGTTGGGAGTCCGGGGGAAGCATTGGATGCTGTTCGCAATGGTGATGCGGAGTTTGCGGTGGTAGCTATTGAGAATTCGGTGGATGGGTCAGTGACTCCTACGTTTGATGCGCTCGCTGGAAATGGGGTGCAGATTTTTCAAGAGACAGATATTGAGGTGATGTTTTCTATTTTGGTGCGGCCAGGCACCAAAGAGATTCGAACGTTCGCCACGCATCCGGTGGCTCGTCAGCAGGTAAGGGGTTGGCTCGCTGAGCATTTGCCTGGGGTGGAGTTTGTCGCGGCGTCGTCAAATGCTGCGGCTGCGCAGATGGTGGCGGAGGGGCGTGTTGACGCGGCGGCTGCTCCTGGTCGGGCCGCAGAGTTATTTGGTTTGGAGCGCATGGCTGATGAGGTTGCCGATGTGCGGGGAGCACGGACCCGTTTTGTTGTAGTGGGAAGGCCGGGTGTTCCTACGAGGAGGTCGGGGGCGGATCGGACCGCGGTGGTGTTTACATTGCCGAATAAGCCCGGTTCATTGGTGGGTGCGTTGACGGAGTTTGCATTGCGTGGGGTGGATATGTCGCGTATTGAATCCCGGCCGACCCGCACGGGGTTGGGGACCTATAGGTTCCATGTTGATCTTATTGGGCATATTGACGACGCCCCGATCGCCGAGGCCCTACGGGCGCTATATCTTCGCTGTGAGCAGCTTTCTTTTTTAGGTTCGTGGCCTACATTAGACATAGTGTCTAGAACGGATACTGATCGGTTAGCTGAAGCCGCAGCATGGGTTGATGCGGCACAGAAAGGACAATGTTTATGCTGA
- a CDS encoding amidase has protein sequence MPKDSPLDLPLPALSAALHGKEVRPSELIEEIDHRLPKAFPCFASLDLDFAFDNARKLERKFPLSPTASSNSNVRTNHIPAQFDHFFGLPIPVKDLSPVHGFPCAYGAVYRREFPQVTDPFISALIQGGMVVPGKSQTSEMGMTAYTEPIGFPVVDNPRFPGCTPGGSSGGAAVAVTLGLVPAAHASDGGGSIRVPAAATGLVGFKPAHVSRGGKLTVQGFITRSVEDAAFLHRIVPVSRRLRIGVLTQPLHGDGQVEPAWAGAAGAAANELSDAGFAVVEVERYGDWVFQAFSEVIALLSRKIKGKASPIIDWLRSLEVDRGLALERFHKVSDIAQRWGVDVLLTPSLAFDPPPIGTFSQLAPADDFAAQTEWTPWASLFNMTGGAAISIPYAGKSVHLGAVSASPAELLGVAGVLHR, from the coding sequence GTGCCCAAAGATTCCCCGCTTGATTTACCCTTGCCAGCGCTTTCTGCGGCTTTGCACGGGAAAGAAGTGCGACCTTCGGAGTTGATCGAAGAGATTGACCACCGTCTTCCCAAAGCGTTTCCTTGTTTCGCTTCGCTTGATTTGGATTTTGCTTTCGATAATGCCAGGAAGCTGGAGCGAAAGTTTCCGCTTTCACCTACTGCATCGTCAAATTCAAATGTCCGCACGAATCATATTCCTGCACAATTCGATCATTTTTTCGGCTTGCCAATTCCGGTAAAGGATTTATCTCCCGTTCATGGTTTTCCGTGCGCGTATGGCGCGGTGTATCGGCGAGAATTTCCGCAGGTTACAGATCCGTTTATTAGTGCTTTGATTCAAGGCGGAATGGTAGTTCCGGGAAAGTCTCAGACTTCAGAAATGGGGATGACAGCATATACGGAACCGATTGGGTTTCCCGTTGTGGATAATCCAAGGTTTCCTGGTTGCACGCCTGGAGGTTCATCAGGTGGGGCTGCTGTGGCTGTGACTTTGGGGTTGGTTCCTGCTGCTCATGCGTCTGATGGCGGGGGTTCTATTCGAGTTCCGGCAGCGGCGACGGGCCTTGTTGGTTTTAAACCTGCGCATGTAAGTCGAGGTGGAAAGTTGACTGTGCAGGGGTTTATTACAAGGTCCGTGGAGGATGCTGCGTTTTTGCATAGGATTGTTCCGGTTTCGCGGAGGCTGCGTATTGGTGTATTGACACAGCCGCTTCATGGGGATGGCCAGGTTGAGCCGGCGTGGGCTGGTGCCGCAGGTGCGGCCGCGAATGAGCTATCTGATGCTGGTTTTGCAGTGGTTGAGGTCGAGCGTTATGGGGACTGGGTCTTCCAGGCGTTTTCAGAGGTGATTGCTTTGCTTTCGCGGAAAATTAAAGGCAAAGCTTCGCCGATTATTGATTGGTTGCGGTCATTGGAAGTTGATCGGGGCTTGGCGTTGGAGAGGTTTCATAAGGTTTCGGATATTGCGCAACGGTGGGGTGTGGATGTTTTGTTGACGCCCTCACTGGCGTTTGACCCGCCACCTATCGGTACGTTTTCACAGCTTGCGCCTGCGGACGATTTCGCAGCACAGACGGAGTGGACCCCGTGGGCTTCGTTATTTAATATGACCGGAGGTGCCGCGATTTCTATTCCTTATGCTGGGAAAAGTGTGCATTTGGGCGCGGTATCGGCGTCACCTGCGGAGTTACTGGGTGTAGCTGGGGTGTTGCATCGATGA
- a CDS encoding L-lactate dehydrogenase: protein MKVSVGNKVVLIGAGDVGVAYAYALVNQGTCDHLAIIDIDERKLEGNVMDLNHGVVWSHSRTKVTKGSYEDCNDAAMVVICAGAAQKPGETRLQLVDKNMKIMKSIVDQVMASGFDGIFLVASNPVDILSYAVWKYSGLPSHRVLGSGTVLDSARFRYMLGEMYEVAPTSVHAYIIGEHGDTELPVLSSATIAGVSMRKQLEKDPTLESRLEKVFEETRDAAYAIIDAKGSTSYGIGMGLARITRAILHNQDVALPVSCLLNGEYGESNIYIGTPAIIHRKGVRRAVELELTDHEKERFRHSAATLRAIQEQFFPAE from the coding sequence ATGAAGGTCAGCGTCGGAAACAAGGTTGTACTCATTGGTGCGGGGGATGTTGGTGTTGCTTATGCGTACGCGCTAGTCAATCAGGGGACATGCGATCACCTGGCAATCATTGATATTGATGAGCGAAAGCTTGAAGGCAATGTGATGGACCTGAACCACGGTGTTGTGTGGTCGCATTCTCGGACAAAAGTAACCAAAGGCAGTTACGAGGATTGTAATGACGCCGCTATGGTGGTTATTTGTGCCGGTGCAGCCCAGAAACCTGGCGAAACGCGCTTGCAGCTGGTTGACAAGAACATGAAAATTATGAAGTCCATTGTTGACCAAGTAATGGCCAGTGGATTTGATGGGATTTTCCTTGTTGCCTCAAATCCTGTGGATATTTTGAGTTATGCGGTTTGGAAGTACTCTGGTTTACCTTCGCATCGCGTATTGGGTTCCGGAACTGTTCTTGATTCTGCCCGTTTCCGCTACATGTTGGGTGAAATGTATGAAGTAGCTCCAACTTCAGTACATGCCTACATTATTGGTGAGCATGGTGATACGGAATTACCTGTGCTTTCGTCCGCAACTATTGCTGGTGTGTCTATGCGTAAGCAATTGGAAAAGGACCCAACGCTTGAGTCTCGTCTTGAAAAAGTGTTCGAAGAAACACGTGATGCTGCATATGCGATTATCGACGCCAAGGGCTCCACGTCATATGGCATTGGTATGGGCTTAGCCAGGATTACCCGCGCAATTTTGCATAACCAGGATGTTGCGCTTCCAGTTTCTTGTTTGCTCAATGGCGAGTACGGCGAAAGCAACATTTATATTGGTACACCAGCTATTATTCACCGTAAGGGCGTGCGGCGTGCGGTGGAGTTGGAACTCACCGATCATGAGAAAGAGCGTTTTCGGCATTCCGCTGCTACATTGCGCGCCATTCAGGAGCAGTTTTTCCCAGCTGAATAG
- a CDS encoding Cof-type HAD-IIB family hydrolase: MTIQAILFDLDGTLIDHYRSTHDALEAWGSALNKSPEVERWFEIEQRWFKSYEQGKITRQEQRRNSVREYLGQPSCSDAEADTLFEQLFALYLKNCQAFNDAKSSLNHALATGAKIGILTNGTTEIQKLKLERTGLAHPKITLLTSEELGYSKPDPRCYQAALERLGVEPSKTLMVGDNYANDVQAAVDCGLIARHLDRRRGQTLDHYPPKIPKLVVSDMDGTLLDESGAIPPGFSDIHAQMQEFGVTFVPASGRQYATLAKLFPDTDTFIAENGNVLVHQGEVIHSTVLNPRIVQKLIDAVRTIDLPASLVLCTADIAYIEDGSAEFRTEVEKYYASYEIVDNFDDLKDIACVKVALFAFEGSETYPTPDLGPEYVATISSPYWIDVMDSNINKGVALLELQSAMGIRRDRTAAFGDYLNDLEMMWEAELSFAVDNAHPILTNAAKWRVPSNKENGVIKTLNALFLLT, from the coding sequence GTGACCATCCAAGCAATTCTCTTTGACCTTGACGGGACCCTTATTGACCACTATCGATCCACTCATGACGCATTAGAAGCATGGGGGTCCGCCCTCAATAAGTCTCCGGAAGTCGAGCGTTGGTTCGAAATTGAGCAACGATGGTTTAAGTCCTATGAGCAAGGCAAAATAACGCGCCAAGAGCAACGGCGAAACAGTGTTCGAGAGTATTTGGGGCAGCCATCTTGTTCCGATGCTGAAGCAGACACACTATTCGAACAACTCTTTGCACTGTATTTAAAGAATTGCCAAGCTTTCAATGATGCTAAATCGTCGTTGAATCACGCTTTAGCCACAGGTGCCAAAATTGGCATTCTTACCAATGGCACAACAGAGATCCAAAAATTAAAACTAGAGCGTACTGGCCTTGCACACCCAAAGATTACATTGCTGACCAGCGAGGAGTTGGGGTATTCGAAACCTGACCCTCGGTGTTATCAGGCGGCGCTCGAGCGACTTGGTGTAGAGCCTTCCAAGACGTTAATGGTTGGGGATAATTATGCAAACGACGTCCAAGCAGCCGTGGATTGTGGTCTGATTGCTCGTCATTTGGATCGACGTCGAGGTCAAACGTTAGACCACTACCCACCTAAAATTCCTAAATTAGTGGTGAGTGATATGGACGGTACGCTCCTTGATGAATCTGGCGCAATACCACCTGGCTTCTCCGATATTCATGCGCAAATGCAAGAGTTTGGTGTGACATTCGTACCAGCCAGTGGTAGGCAGTATGCCACCTTGGCTAAACTTTTCCCCGATACAGATACATTTATTGCTGAAAATGGCAATGTATTAGTCCATCAAGGCGAAGTTATCCACTCCACCGTTCTTAATCCGCGCATCGTCCAAAAACTTATCGACGCCGTGCGCACCATCGATTTGCCAGCAAGTTTAGTGCTATGCACAGCCGATATTGCCTATATCGAGGACGGTTCAGCTGAATTTCGCACCGAAGTGGAAAAGTACTACGCATCTTATGAGATCGTCGATAATTTTGATGATCTTAAGGACATCGCTTGCGTAAAGGTTGCACTATTTGCCTTTGAAGGCTCGGAAACATATCCCACTCCCGATCTCGGCCCAGAATATGTGGCCACGATTTCCAGCCCATATTGGATCGACGTCATGGATTCCAATATCAATAAGGGAGTTGCTCTCCTAGAACTGCAAAGTGCTATGGGCATTCGACGTGACCGTACAGCGGCCTTTGGAGACTATCTCAATGATCTTGAAATGATGTGGGAAGCAGAACTTTCTTTTGCAGTTGATAACGCCCATCCGATTCTTACAAATGCAGCTAAATGGCGCGTACCTTCGAACAAGGAAAACGGAGTCATAAAAACCCTAAATGCACTGTTTTTGTTGACCTGA
- a CDS encoding phosphatase PAP2 family protein: MAGIAYYSHTLIPLDHWIFSFFQRERPFAHGVTAFTHFGQFPILTAILAIPTAYISYKRRSAFPIVFFSATAATSTLVSHALKVLIERPRPPHEFAIAPIENTWSFPSGHTMNAALITGIFAVIIGSKYAYWLALSFSLLMGFSRIYLGHHWFSDVFGSFAISLCLLFPITFWFFRFQKNLWAPHHSSTNQT; this comes from the coding sequence ATGGCAGGCATCGCATACTATAGCCACACACTTATACCTCTTGACCATTGGATATTCTCTTTTTTCCAAAGAGAACGACCTTTTGCACATGGAGTAACAGCGTTCACTCACTTTGGGCAATTCCCTATATTGACCGCAATCTTGGCAATCCCGACTGCATATATTTCCTACAAACGGCGCTCAGCTTTTCCGATTGTTTTCTTTAGCGCTACGGCCGCCACCAGCACCCTAGTCTCTCACGCACTTAAAGTTCTTATAGAGCGCCCTCGACCACCACATGAATTTGCCATTGCACCTATTGAAAACACCTGGAGTTTTCCGAGCGGTCACACCATGAATGCAGCCCTAATCACCGGAATCTTCGCGGTAATTATTGGTTCTAAGTATGCATATTGGCTAGCGCTTAGTTTCTCGCTTCTTATGGGTTTTTCTCGAATCTATCTAGGACACCATTGGTTTAGTGATGTATTCGGCTCCTTCGCCATAAGCCTATGTCTTTTATTTCCGATTACTTTTTGGTTTTTCCGCTTTCAGAAAAATCTTTGGGCGCCTCACCATAGCTCCACAAATCAGACTTAG
- a CDS encoding pyruvate kinase, with the protein MAPDLPRLIADVDGLLSELDQESARFARQLDLVHSTHAHGALNMVHYAHLRSRDQRRLQAGLEAFGATRLSTAEPAVKARLKAARNVLGALYGDAIIYTKQELAEAFAHADEILEQHTLELFGPGDDEAPSRIMVTLPTEAAYDLDLVRGLIDAGMDLARINCAHDGPEVWRAMIENVHKIRPNMRISMDLAGPKIRTAGIAPGPAVGRARVLRDAAGQVIHPSHLWLNTTGIPAPDVLGRPALCARVDAAWLADRKEGDVVTLIDNRGLAREFVVKISGEGVLAEGQRNAWIADGTPITCNGSTAILSGIPPTLQRLRLTQGDQLILTTAQDDCVPIPGQTPVLGCTLPEAVRALQVGERVIFDDGALTAIVCAADKETRTLEITRGTANLGAHKGINLPDTQLPLPSLTEEDERDLQFIAQHADIVAVSFIRTPEDVAYVLERVPENLGLILKVETIPAHKNLPLILLEGMRHPKLGIMIARGDLAVELGFERLAEVPSHIMSMAEAAHVPVILATQVLETMAKSGLPSRAEITDAAFALRAECVMLNKGPHITSAIEVLVKLCRKLGRSQRKTRMLLRHIQSWDEN; encoded by the coding sequence ATGGCGCCAGATCTGCCTCGGCTTATTGCGGATGTTGATGGTTTGCTTTCTGAATTGGATCAAGAATCAGCCCGCTTTGCACGGCAGTTAGATTTGGTGCATTCAACGCATGCGCATGGTGCTTTGAATATGGTGCACTATGCGCATTTGCGGTCGCGCGATCAACGGCGTCTTCAAGCAGGGTTGGAGGCATTTGGCGCTACGCGGCTGTCTACAGCGGAGCCTGCGGTCAAAGCAAGGCTTAAGGCTGCACGCAACGTTTTGGGTGCCCTGTATGGAGACGCGATTATTTATACAAAGCAAGAATTGGCCGAGGCTTTTGCTCACGCTGATGAAATTCTTGAACAGCACACACTTGAACTGTTTGGGCCGGGGGATGACGAGGCACCGTCGCGAATTATGGTGACATTGCCAACAGAAGCCGCATATGATCTTGACCTTGTTCGTGGGCTTATTGATGCTGGAATGGATTTAGCCCGCATTAATTGCGCTCATGATGGGCCTGAAGTTTGGCGAGCCATGATCGAAAACGTGCATAAGATTCGCCCAAATATGCGCATTAGTATGGACCTTGCAGGGCCAAAGATTCGTACAGCGGGCATTGCCCCTGGCCCTGCGGTTGGGCGTGCACGCGTACTTCGCGACGCCGCTGGCCAAGTCATTCACCCATCGCATCTCTGGTTGAACACTACTGGCATCCCCGCCCCCGATGTTCTTGGTCGCCCAGCATTGTGTGCGCGTGTCGACGCCGCCTGGCTCGCCGACCGCAAGGAGGGGGACGTCGTCACGCTTATTGATAACCGCGGACTAGCGCGCGAATTTGTGGTGAAGATTTCAGGTGAAGGCGTCCTTGCTGAAGGTCAGCGCAATGCCTGGATTGCTGACGGCACCCCAATAACCTGTAATGGTTCCACAGCGATCTTGAGTGGCATTCCCCCAACATTGCAACGCTTACGGCTCACTCAAGGTGATCAACTTATTCTTACTACAGCCCAAGATGATTGTGTGCCTATACCAGGACAAACACCTGTCCTGGGTTGTACCCTTCCGGAAGCAGTACGGGCACTACAAGTAGGGGAACGTGTAATTTTTGATGACGGCGCACTTACCGCTATCGTTTGTGCGGCAGATAAAGAAACCCGAACACTGGAAATCACCCGTGGTACCGCCAATCTGGGAGCCCACAAAGGCATAAATCTCCCTGACACGCAATTACCGTTGCCCAGCCTTACTGAAGAAGACGAACGCGACCTGCAGTTTATTGCGCAACATGCCGATATTGTGGCCGTAAGTTTTATTCGCACTCCAGAAGATGTGGCTTATGTTCTGGAACGCGTTCCCGAAAACCTAGGGCTCATTCTTAAAGTTGAAACCATCCCTGCACATAAAAATCTTCCACTTATCCTGCTAGAAGGAATGCGCCATCCCAAACTTGGCATTATGATTGCGCGCGGCGACCTTGCCGTAGAACTAGGTTTTGAACGCCTGGCGGAAGTACCTTCGCACATTATGTCAATGGCTGAAGCTGCCCATGTGCCAGTAATCCTAGCCACGCAAGTACTCGAAACAATGGCAAAATCTGGGCTGCCGTCCCGGGCCGAAATAACCGACGCCGCCTTTGCGCTTAGAGCCGAATGCGTCATGTTGAATAAAGGCCCACACATTACCTCCGCAATTGAAGTACTAGTAAAACTGTGCCGAAAACTCGGACGCAGCCAACGCAAAACCAGAATGCTATTGCGCCATATCCAGAGCTGGGACGAAAACTAA
- a CDS encoding DUF5926 family protein has product MAKKKKKDDLPEGMSRRQAKLAARAAERAAFERDPRPYNELPMEAELVAMQEFVPSAVATATINDVEINIVTVLPGAVAGLIREAEIGGERFVALQTRNRSHNPGRDLAYALTWALNAAPGSTLESCVADGTQPAISELLGSVTFEVTPHQDFQWWLPKDTDLNPEMANSLKQANDSVMPSWPVEAKISGSAWWIDPGEKAHIRWVRTDNEEQLLRALARIGAAGQLHLGEDTKFAGVFRTHGIAVPVFDLDPTIPHIEFAPALEALDKLISAELENEAQLTPAERRQLENIKSRQVTIR; this is encoded by the coding sequence ATGGCTAAAAAGAAAAAGAAGGATGACCTCCCCGAAGGTATGAGCCGCCGCCAGGCAAAACTCGCAGCTCGGGCAGCAGAACGCGCCGCATTTGAACGTGATCCGCGCCCATACAATGAACTGCCAATGGAAGCTGAATTGGTGGCCATGCAAGAATTCGTACCTTCAGCCGTGGCCACAGCCACCATTAACGATGTAGAAATCAATATTGTCACCGTGCTACCAGGCGCAGTCGCAGGCCTAATCCGTGAAGCCGAAATCGGTGGGGAGCGCTTTGTGGCTCTGCAAACCCGTAACCGCTCACACAACCCAGGCCGTGACCTTGCATATGCGCTGACTTGGGCACTTAATGCAGCGCCAGGATCAACTCTGGAAAGTTGCGTAGCTGACGGCACCCAACCCGCAATATCTGAACTGCTCGGCTCCGTAACATTTGAAGTTACCCCACACCAAGATTTCCAATGGTGGCTCCCCAAAGACACCGACCTCAACCCCGAAATGGCAAACTCACTGAAGCAAGCCAACGACTCAGTTATGCCTTCTTGGCCAGTTGAAGCCAAAATTTCCGGTAGCGCATGGTGGATTGATCCAGGCGAAAAAGCGCATATCCGCTGGGTGCGCACAGACAATGAAGAACAATTGCTACGTGCTTTAGCCCGTATCGGCGCCGCTGGTCAGCTGCACCTGGGGGAAGATACCAAGTTTGCTGGTGTATTCCGCACCCACGGAATTGCTGTGCCGGTATTTGATCTTGACCCAACAATTCCCCATATTGAATTTGCGCCCGCACTAGAAGCGCTGGATAAACTCATTTCAGCCGAACTAGAAAATGAAGCCCAATTGACGCCAGCCGAACGGCGCCAATTGGAAAATATTAAATCACGGCAGGTCACAATCCGTTAG
- a CDS encoding CPBP family intramembrane glutamic endopeptidase yields the protein MKKEIGVVLLVTFGMQGLRSFLRLIDALLQPDPLNQQSVQLHAPQTTTWLDPLLQLTSAGVLIGWGLLVLVLLDKDGIHMPRLRRWDFPQGALLAAVIGLPGLVLYLGALQFGWTKEVIPNANAMSLVWSFANGFAEETVVVFWLLVRLKQLGWGPWAAVAASASLRGSYHLYQGVSAGFGNIVMGVLFAWVYQRFGRVWPLIIGHFLIDAVAFLGYPLLTALR from the coding sequence ATGAAAAAAGAAATTGGCGTTGTACTGCTTGTGACCTTTGGCATGCAAGGTTTGCGCTCCTTTCTGCGGCTTATCGACGCCCTACTCCAACCGGATCCACTCAACCAGCAGTCAGTGCAGCTACATGCTCCACAGACAACAACATGGCTAGATCCGTTATTGCAATTGACGTCGGCCGGAGTCCTTATCGGTTGGGGACTTTTGGTGTTAGTGCTTTTGGATAAAGACGGTATCCATATGCCGAGGCTGCGCCGTTGGGACTTTCCGCAAGGGGCATTATTGGCTGCGGTAATTGGATTACCAGGTTTGGTGTTATATCTAGGCGCCTTGCAATTTGGTTGGACAAAGGAAGTGATTCCGAATGCAAATGCGATGAGCTTGGTGTGGAGTTTCGCTAATGGGTTCGCAGAAGAAACCGTTGTGGTGTTTTGGCTGCTGGTGCGACTTAAGCAGTTGGGGTGGGGGCCATGGGCGGCGGTCGCGGCGTCGGCAAGCTTGCGAGGGAGTTATCACCTGTACCAGGGGGTAAGCGCAGGTTTTGGAAACATTGTTATGGGAGTGCTATTTGCCTGGGTATATCAGCGTTTTGGGCGTGTGTGGCCGCTGATTATTGGGCATTTCCTTATAGATGCTGTTGCCTTCCTCGGCTATCCCCTCCTAACTGCACTAAGGTAA
- a CDS encoding LCP family protein, translated as MDDIARDSSGRPILDRFGRPVRRSSSAQRKPPARHSAALGQSPQQLPQHRNPQGPLPQHRASRPGNVGHVRIPQNQNPSSTQNTGGGYGGGRNNRPPVYSGSPVPQQTPRKPKRPRKKGSAKRVFALGLLTILTLVIASVLFIDASLQRVDADPDVSISNTSGTNWLLVGSDSRQGLDEAEIQRLATGGDIGHGRTDTIMLLHIPLTGEPTLVSIPRDSYVEIPGYGYDKINAAFSVGGPKLLTQTVEQATGLRINHYAEIGFGGFAGIVDALGGIEICVEQPIDDPLAGINLQPGCQIMDGPTALGFVRTRATPQGDLDRVARQRQFFSALMAEASKFKPLNTIPFITKAASTFTVGKSDHAWHLAWLAIRMRGGMITETVPVGGFADYDVGNVVLWDEVASEELFSKLR; from the coding sequence ATGGATGACATAGCCCGCGATAGCTCAGGTAGGCCGATACTTGATCGTTTTGGCCGCCCTGTTCGACGCTCCAGCAGCGCCCAACGAAAGCCTCCGGCGCGTCATTCCGCCGCACTTGGGCAATCACCGCAACAATTGCCTCAGCATCGGAATCCGCAAGGGCCGCTACCTCAACACCGGGCGTCTCGCCCTGGAAACGTCGGGCATGTTCGGATCCCTCAAAACCAAAACCCCAGTTCCACCCAAAACACTGGTGGCGGGTATGGTGGCGGCAGGAATAACAGGCCCCCGGTATATAGCGGTTCGCCGGTACCACAGCAGACACCGAGGAAACCAAAGCGCCCCCGCAAAAAAGGTAGCGCAAAGCGTGTATTTGCATTGGGGCTACTGACAATCCTTACGCTCGTTATCGCAAGTGTGCTATTTATTGATGCTTCTCTTCAACGAGTTGATGCAGACCCTGATGTATCGATCTCAAACACCAGTGGGACAAACTGGCTTCTGGTTGGTTCGGATTCTCGTCAAGGACTCGATGAGGCAGAAATACAACGGCTTGCCACCGGCGGCGATATTGGCCATGGGCGCACAGACACCATTATGTTGCTGCATATTCCCCTAACCGGGGAACCGACACTAGTTTCGATCCCCCGCGACTCTTATGTAGAAATTCCGGGCTACGGATACGATAAAATCAATGCAGCTTTTTCTGTCGGCGGGCCCAAATTACTCACGCAAACTGTAGAACAGGCTACGGGTCTACGCATTAACCATTATGCCGAAATCGGATTTGGAGGCTTCGCAGGAATTGTCGACGCCCTCGGCGGCATTGAAATCTGCGTAGAACAGCCAATCGACGACCCATTGGCTGGGATTAATCTGCAGCCTGGCTGCCAAATTATGGATGGCCCCACTGCTCTAGGATTTGTACGTACCCGTGCGACCCCGCAGGGTGATTTAGACCGCGTAGCTCGGCAACGCCAATTTTTTAGCGCACTCATGGCCGAAGCCTCTAAATTCAAACCGCTCAATACAATTCCGTTTATTACCAAAGCCGCTAGCACTTTTACCGTAGGAAAAAGTGACCATGCTTGGCACCTAGCATGGCTAGCAATACGCATGCGTGGTGGCATGATTACTGAAACTGTTCCTGTTGGCGGCTTTGCAGACTATGACGTTGGCAATGTTGTACTTTGGGATGAAGTGGCCTCCGAGGAGCTATTTAGCAAGCTGCGCTAA
- a CDS encoding acyl-CoA thioester hydrolase/BAAT C-terminal domain-containing protein, which translates to MKIARILLRIGLIFVAILVVLVALVFGIRAWNTSSWKNSEIASAPPPTEGITVSDFQGEYARGYHLVPDEKKHPGTIVTFGGSEGSADTVTAAKLAAEGHEVYALYYFGQPGQKETLENVPLELFNDVLPNLSKPITVMGGSKGAELALLLSTYYPEIDNVALVAPTMHHWQGLGGRMEYHPSFTWEDKPIPYINFSQADGPVLFWQAVSLTLAKPVTFEPTYSSALKNTPEAEREQARIKIEKTKARLFIVAGEKDELWGSSTAAKDIQQRVGDRAEVHIYPDGGHALGAPDEVGFLRLGGTEEANKAMAEDSHKKLLQWLP; encoded by the coding sequence ATGAAAATTGCACGAATTTTACTGCGTATAGGGCTGATATTCGTGGCCATACTGGTTGTATTAGTAGCGCTAGTATTTGGTATTCGGGCATGGAATACTTCCTCTTGGAAAAATTCTGAAATAGCCTCTGCGCCACCTCCTACAGAAGGTATAACCGTTTCCGATTTTCAAGGCGAATATGCACGTGGCTATCACCTAGTTCCTGATGAGAAAAAACACCCTGGCACCATAGTCACGTTTGGTGGTTCTGAAGGCAGCGCAGATACTGTCACAGCCGCGAAACTCGCAGCTGAAGGGCATGAAGTGTATGCCCTGTATTATTTTGGGCAACCTGGGCAAAAAGAAACGCTCGAAAACGTACCGTTAGAACTCTTTAATGATGTATTGCCCAATTTGTCTAAGCCAATCACTGTCATGGGTGGATCGAAAGGCGCTGAATTGGCGCTTTTGCTTTCAACCTATTATCCAGAAATTGATAATGTGGCTTTAGTTGCCCCCACAATGCACCACTGGCAAGGATTGGGCGGACGAATGGAGTACCACCCCAGTTTCACTTGGGAAGATAAACCAATCCCGTATATTAATTTTTCTCAAGCAGATGGTCCTGTGTTGTTTTGGCAAGCGGTTTCATTGACTCTAGCAAAACCGGTAACATTTGAACCCACCTATTCAAGTGCATTAAAAAACACACCTGAGGCAGAACGCGAACAAGCCCGCATAAAGATAGAGAAAACAAAGGCTAGGTTATTTATTGTTGCGGGTGAAAAAGATGAACTTTGGGGTTCTTCTACCGCTGCAAAGGATATCCAGCAACGTGTGGGGGATAGGGCAGAAGTACACATTTATCCCGATGGTGGGCATGCATTAGGCGCACCAGATGAAGTCGGGTTTTTGCGGCTTGGCGGCACGGAGGAAGCCAATAAAGCAATGGCGGAGGATTCGCATAAGAAATTGCTTCAATGGCTCCCTTAG